GCGGGCTGGGGAGATCACTGAAGTAGATATGGAAGCCTATTAGCCCGGAACAGAGCGTTCTTTAACTTCAGAGGAGGCCGGCACGTGTGCCGGCCTCCTCGTTTTTGATCCCACATACCACATTGATCTTCCCGAAAAGTCCGCCTGAACCTGTTCCCTCTACCGTGAGCCGTCCTATTCTGCTATCCTTCCTTTCCATGGAAGACCGCTCTAACATCGTCGTGCGCACCGACAAATTGACCCGCACCTTCGGTGTCCTGAAGGCCGTGGATTCCCTCGATCTTGTCATCGCCTCCGGTGAGATCTTCGGCCTTCTGGGTCCCAACGGAGCGGGAAAGACCACCACCCTGTCCATGCTGGCCACTCTCCTCAAACCCACATCCGGGACCGCGGTGGTGGCCGGGCACGATGTGGTCAGGGAAAAGGACCAGGTCCGGCGTTTAATCGGCCTCGTATTCCAGGACCCGTCCACGGACGAGGAACTGACCGCATGGGAGAACATGGATTTTCACGGGCGCCTCTACGCCGTTCCACGGGAGATCCGTAAAAGCAGGATTCCGGAACTTCTTGAGATGGTGGACCTGGCTGACAGGTCAAAAGACAGGGTCAAAACCTTTTCCGGAGGGATGAAGCGCAGGCTCGAGATCGCCCGGGGGTTTCTCCACCACCCGGCGGTTCTTTTCCTGGACGAACCCACCACCGGCCTGGATCCCCAGACCCGCAGAAGAATATGGGATCACATCCTTCACATCAACAGCTCCGACGGGTTGACCGTACTTCTCACCACCCACTCCATGGAGGAAGCCGATGCCCTGTGCGGGCGTGTCGCCATCATGGACCACGGAAAGATGATCGCGCTCGGTTCACCCCGGGAACTGAAGGACGGCCTGGGGGGGGATGTCATCAGCATCGAGACCGACGGCGATGAGGCGCTGTGTTCGGCTCTCGAAAACGAGGAGTGGATCACAGCCGTCAGACGCCACAGCGGTCAGGTTGACATCAGCGTAACCGGGGGCGAAGGCAAAATCCCGGCCATCCTCCACATTGCGGACAGGGCCGGCGTCATAACCCGATCCATTACGCTTAAGAAGCCCACACTCGAGGACGTCTTCATCCACCACACGGGCAGGACCATCCGGGACGAGGGGGGAAACGCCGTGGACCGGATGCGCCAGCGCCGGAAGGCCTTTTCCAGATGAAGCGGCTGCTCACCGCCACCGCCACCATCTGGCAGCGGGAGGTCATCCGCTACCTGCGCTCGCCGTCGCGGATCATCGGAAGCCTGGGAATGCCGTTTTTCTTCCTGGCCTTCCTGGGCATGGGGCTCCAGTCCGCCTTCTCCATAAGACCGGGCGGGGAACGCTACCTGGACTACATCGCCCCGGGCATCGTGGGCATGGTCCTTCTCTTCTCATCCACCGTGGCCGGCATCTCGGTCATCTGGGACCGGCAGTTCGGCTTTCTCAAGGAGATGCTCGTCGCTCCCATCCCAAGGCTTGCCATTGTCCTGGGACGCACGGCGGGGGGGACCACAACCGCATCCTTTCAGGCCATCCTTTTTCTCGCCATCGCTTTCGTCCTGGGGGTGCGCCTGCCGTCCTTCACCGGTTTCCTCTGGGCCCTCGCCTTCATGGCGCTCATCGGGATCTCCTTTACCAGCCTGGGCGTGGCCATGGCATCCCGCATGGAGGACCCCCACGGTTTCCAGCTCATCTTCAACTTCCTCATCATGCCCATCTTCTTCCTGTCCGGGGCCCTTTTCCCCGTCACCGGCCTTCCCGTTTTCCTGAAGGTTCTGGCCTACGCAAACCCCCTGACCTACGGGGTCGACGGCTTGAGATGGGCGCTTCTGGGCACATCCGCCATCGGCCCGGTTGTGGACCTGGCGGTGTTGGGAGCGGTCTCCGCCGTGCTCCTGACGCTCGGGGCGATGCTGTTCAGGGGCGCGGAGCTTTAAGGCAGTCCAGAGTCCAGAGTCCAGAGGAAAAAGCAGACGCCCTTCGACAGGCTCAGGGCAGGCAGGGTTCAAAAGAGGGTTTCACGGAGGAAATCGCATCCCCTCACCCAAGTTGCTGCTCATCCCCGTTG
This genomic interval from bacterium BMS3Abin14 contains the following:
- the drrA_2 gene encoding daunorubicin/doxorubicin resistance ATP-binding protein DrrA, whose amino-acid sequence is MPASSFLIPHTTLIFPKSPPEPVPSTVSRPILLSFLSMEDRSNIVVRTDKLTRTFGVLKAVDSLDLVIASGEIFGLLGPNGAGKTTTLSMLATLLKPTSGTAVVAGHDVVREKDQVRRLIGLVFQDPSTDEELTAWENMDFHGRLYAVPREIRKSRIPELLEMVDLADRSKDRVKTFSGGMKRRLEIARGFLHHPAVLFLDEPTTGLDPQTRRRIWDHILHINSSDGLTVLLTTHSMEEADALCGRVAIMDHGKMIALGSPRELKDGLGGDVISIETDGDEALCSALENEEWITAVRRHSGQVDISVTGGEGKIPAILHIADRAGVITRSITLKKPTLEDVFIHHTGRTIRDEGGNAVDRMRQRRKAFSR
- the yadH_2 gene encoding inner membrane transport permease YadH — its product is MKRLLTATATIWQREVIRYLRSPSRIIGSLGMPFFFLAFLGMGLQSAFSIRPGGERYLDYIAPGIVGMVLLFSSTVAGISVIWDRQFGFLKEMLVAPIPRLAIVLGRTAGGTTTASFQAILFLAIAFVLGVRLPSFTGFLWALAFMALIGISFTSLGVAMASRMEDPHGFQLIFNFLIMPIFFLSGALFPVTGLPVFLKVLAYANPLTYGVDGLRWALLGTSAIGPVVDLAVLGAVSAVLLTLGAMLFRGAEL